In the genome of Flavobacterium panacagri, one region contains:
- a CDS encoding GNAT family N-acetyltransferase, with product MNSELLQSEIILENEKVLLIPFENERNIELKEIIFNDEIWKYMGMYVRNDQDFENYIQSTLKQKADGICYPFLIIDKTTDSVAGSTRYGYINHGSEKCEIGWTWYGKDFQGTGLNKACKYELLHFGFEQIQFRRIQFSADLENERSQRAIENLGALKEGLFRNNYIDSQGNSRDDVYYSIILEEWKNTKRDYFGEFV from the coding sequence ATGAACAGCGAACTTTTACAATCTGAGATTATTCTGGAAAACGAGAAAGTATTATTGATTCCATTTGAGAACGAAAGAAACATCGAACTCAAAGAAATTATTTTTAATGATGAAATCTGGAAATACATGGGAATGTATGTTCGAAACGATCAAGATTTCGAAAACTATATTCAAAGTACATTAAAACAAAAAGCAGACGGAATTTGCTATCCTTTTCTAATAATTGATAAAACAACTGACAGCGTTGCGGGAAGTACTCGTTACGGTTATATCAACCATGGAAGTGAAAAATGTGAAATCGGCTGGACTTGGTACGGCAAAGATTTTCAGGGAACTGGATTAAACAAAGCTTGTAAATATGAGTTGCTGCATTTTGGTTTTGAACAAATCCAGTTTAGAAGAATCCAATTCAGTGCCGATCTTGAAAACGAAAGATCGCAAAGAGCTATTGAAAATCTGGGCGCTTTAAAAGAAGGTTTGTTCCGAAACAATTATATCGATTCTCAAGGAAACAGTAGAGATGATGTTTATTATAGTATTATTTTGGAAGAATGGAAAAATACTAAACGAGATTATTTTGGGGAGTTTGTTTAA
- a CDS encoding helicase HerA-like domain-containing protein — protein sequence MNRKDNFIEAINKGYSSKGDSIILGGAILDGEPLAEAHVKIPLKTLNRHGLIAGATGTGKTKTIQVFSEQLSNAGIPVLMMDIKGDFSGIAKEGKEEGFITERHTKINIPYNVSAFPVELMSLSKQNGVRLRATVSEFGPVLFSRILDLNDTQAGVVAVIFKYCDDNQMPLLDLKDIKKVINYITEEGKDEITANYGKISTATTGTILRKIIELEQQGGDLFFGELSFETDDLMRIDENGKGYVNIIRLTDIQDKPKLFSTFMLSLLAEIYQKMPEKGDVDQPELVIFIDEAHLIFNEASKALLEQIETIVKLIRSKGVGVYFVTQNPMDVPSGVLAQLGLKIQHALRAFTANDRQAIKKTADNYPTSEFYKTDELLTSLGIGEALVTALNEKGVPTPLVATMMRAPQSRMDILSASEIDEINGKSKLVKKYAEEIDRESAFEILTKKLTEAAEVAAQQEEQAPARSSKSEPSTATVVGKSVLKVVTSATFIRGVFGVLNKIFKK from the coding sequence ATGAATAGAAAAGATAATTTTATTGAAGCTATAAATAAAGGGTATTCTTCTAAGGGAGACAGCATCATTCTTGGAGGCGCAATCCTTGACGGTGAGCCACTTGCAGAAGCACATGTTAAGATTCCATTAAAAACTTTAAATCGACATGGATTAATTGCTGGGGCAACAGGAACAGGTAAAACTAAAACTATTCAAGTTTTTTCAGAACAACTTTCAAACGCTGGAATTCCTGTTTTGATGATGGACATAAAAGGGGATTTTAGTGGTATTGCAAAAGAAGGAAAAGAAGAAGGTTTTATCACAGAAAGACATACAAAAATAAATATTCCTTATAATGTAAGCGCGTTTCCTGTAGAACTGATGTCATTGTCAAAACAGAATGGAGTTCGTCTGCGCGCCACAGTTTCTGAATTTGGGCCTGTCCTATTTTCCAGAATATTAGATCTCAATGATACACAAGCAGGAGTTGTGGCGGTTATCTTTAAATATTGCGATGATAATCAAATGCCTTTATTAGATTTAAAAGACATAAAAAAAGTCATTAATTATATTACTGAGGAAGGCAAAGATGAAATTACAGCAAATTATGGTAAAATCTCCACTGCCACAACCGGAACTATCCTGAGAAAGATAATCGAATTGGAACAGCAAGGCGGTGATTTATTCTTTGGTGAATTATCTTTTGAAACCGACGATTTAATGCGAATTGATGAAAATGGAAAAGGTTACGTAAATATCATCCGCTTGACGGATATTCAGGATAAACCTAAACTTTTCTCTACTTTCATGTTAAGTCTTTTAGCTGAAATTTACCAAAAAATGCCTGAAAAAGGAGATGTAGATCAGCCTGAATTAGTAATTTTTATAGATGAAGCACACTTAATATTTAATGAAGCCAGCAAAGCTTTGTTAGAGCAAATTGAAACTATTGTAAAGTTAATTCGTTCTAAAGGTGTCGGCGTTTATTTTGTAACTCAGAATCCGATGGATGTCCCTAGTGGTGTTTTGGCTCAATTGGGATTAAAAATTCAGCATGCATTAAGAGCTTTTACAGCAAATGATCGTCAGGCTATTAAAAAAACTGCCGATAATTACCCAACTTCTGAATTCTATAAAACAGATGAATTGTTAACGAGCTTAGGAATTGGAGAAGCATTGGTTACAGCGCTTAACGAAAAAGGTGTTCCAACACCACTTGTGGCTACCATGATGCGTGCTCCTCAAAGCCGAATGGATATTTTATCTGCATCAGAAATTGATGAAATAAATGGTAAATCGAAATTGGTTAAGAAATATGCCGAAGAAATTGACCGCGAGAGTGCTTTCGAAATCCTGACTAAAAAACTAACTGAGGCTGCTGAAGTCGCTGCTCAACAAGAAGAACAAGCTCCAGCTAGATCTTCAAAATCGGAACCAAGTACAGCTACAGTTGTTGGAAAATCGGTTTTAAAAGTGGTAACCAGCGCAACTTTTATAAGAGGTGTTTTTGGCGTATTGAACAAAATATTTAAAAAATAA
- a CDS encoding serine hydrolase, whose translation MKKPIKLFVLFFIFQLSALSVFAQDKAKQIEQLLGKYNEYGQFNGSALVAENGKVIFKKGFGSANMEWNIPNQPDTKFRLGSISKQFTALLIVKLAEEGKLKLDVPITTYLPDYPKENGDKITTHHLLTHTSGIPNYTDSPNFFKDKARNPYTPEAFVKTFSSLPLEFTPGEKFNYSNSGYFLLGYIIEKITGKTYEQYLQEVIFTPLKMVNSGYDHSDVILKNRAAGYERKGKLITNAAYLDMSIPYAAGSLYSTVEDLYLWDQALYTNKLLSAKSMESLFKPYISAGRAFYGYGWFVDEVNNGDKGKLNSVGHGGGINGFNTIISRYPSDKNLIVLLNNTGGTVLGEMNDAIRAILYNQKFEQPKRSLAFELLETFANKGTKAGIDSYNKLKNDPTYNIKENDMNRVGYQLLQDGKKKEAIEIFKINVETFPKSGNVYDSLGEAYLADGDKKLAIANYTKSVELDPSNEGGKKALAELLKK comes from the coding sequence ATGAAAAAACCGATCAAACTCTTTGTACTCTTTTTCATTTTTCAACTCTCGGCTTTGAGTGTTTTTGCTCAGGATAAAGCAAAGCAAATCGAACAGCTTTTAGGTAAGTACAACGAATACGGACAATTTAACGGTTCCGCTCTAGTTGCTGAAAACGGAAAAGTTATTTTTAAAAAAGGATTTGGCTCTGCCAACATGGAATGGAATATTCCGAACCAACCTGATACAAAATTTAGACTAGGTTCTATCAGTAAACAATTTACAGCACTTTTAATTGTAAAACTGGCCGAAGAAGGAAAACTAAAACTGGATGTTCCAATTACTACTTATCTTCCAGATTATCCAAAAGAAAACGGAGATAAAATAACCACTCATCACTTATTAACGCATACTTCAGGAATACCAAATTATACCGATTCTCCAAATTTCTTTAAAGATAAAGCTAGAAATCCTTATACTCCTGAAGCATTTGTAAAAACATTTTCAAGTCTTCCTCTTGAATTTACGCCTGGAGAAAAATTTAATTATAGTAATTCAGGATACTTTTTGTTAGGTTATATTATCGAAAAAATCACTGGAAAAACTTACGAGCAATATCTACAGGAAGTTATTTTTACACCTTTAAAAATGGTAAACAGCGGTTATGACCACAGCGACGTAATTTTAAAAAATAGAGCTGCCGGATATGAAAGAAAAGGAAAGTTAATTACGAATGCTGCTTATCTTGATATGAGTATTCCTTATGCAGCAGGATCTTTATACTCAACTGTAGAAGATTTGTATTTATGGGATCAAGCGTTGTACACCAATAAACTTCTTTCAGCAAAATCGATGGAATCGTTGTTTAAACCTTACATAAGCGCAGGAAGAGCATTTTATGGCTACGGCTGGTTTGTTGACGAAGTAAATAATGGCGATAAAGGAAAGCTGAATAGCGTGGGCCACGGAGGCGGCATTAACGGTTTTAACACTATTATCTCACGCTATCCTTCAGATAAAAACTTAATTGTTTTATTGAATAACACAGGCGGAACGGTTTTAGGCGAAATGAACGATGCTATTCGTGCCATTTTATACAATCAAAAATTTGAACAGCCAAAAAGATCTTTAGCATTTGAGCTACTAGAAACATTCGCTAATAAAGGAACAAAAGCTGGAATAGACTCTTATAACAAATTAAAAAACGATCCGACTTATAATATTAAAGAAAATGATATGAATAGGGTTGGCTACCAATTATTACAAGACGGAAAAAAGAAGGAAGCAATTGAAATTTTTAAAATTAACGTTGAAACTTTCCCTAAATCTGGAAATGTTTATGACAGTTTAGGAGAAGCTTACTTAGCCGATGGAGATAAAAAACTGGCTATTGCCAATTATACAAAATCGGTTGAATTGGATCCTTCGAACGAAGGAGGAAAAAAAGCGCTCGCGGAGCTTTTGAAAAAATAA
- a CDS encoding FAD-dependent oxidoreductase, with amino-acid sequence MQTSLKIAVVGSGLVGSLLAIYLKKAGHTVHVYDRSPDIRQINFSGRSINLAMSNRGWKALDAVGVGDSVREIAIPMDKRAIHLVDKLNFQNYGQEGESIYSISRGKLNRKMIDLAEAAGAEFHFEQKVWDVTLNDATLHIGESERGEWEERKFDMVFGADGAFSRIRHRMQRQSMFNYSQEFLNMGYKELNIPANPDGTHKLDKNSFHIWPRGEYMLIALPNLDGSFTCTLFMPFEGANSFESLTDRKMVEDFFEKNFPDSIEVIPELANDFFKNPTSTLVTMKCFPWTFENKIALIGDACHAIVPFYGQGMNAGFEDITVLNEMIEKYGDDWKKIFAEYQISRKPNADAIAELSYRNFLEMSTKTADEKFLLQKKIEKVFSDKHPDKWIPLYSRVTFSDRPYAEALAIGDYQNGIMEEVLRMDNIENIWNAPEVENKILELLQKK; translated from the coding sequence ATGCAAACTTCACTAAAAATTGCAGTTGTAGGTTCTGGACTTGTAGGATCACTGCTGGCAATTTATCTAAAAAAAGCTGGTCACACCGTTCATGTTTATGATCGTAGTCCCGATATTCGTCAGATTAACTTTTCTGGCCGTTCTATTAATCTGGCCATGTCTAATCGTGGCTGGAAAGCACTTGATGCTGTCGGTGTTGGCGATTCGGTGCGTGAAATTGCGATTCCGATGGACAAACGCGCCATTCATTTAGTGGATAAATTGAATTTTCAAAACTATGGACAGGAAGGAGAATCTATTTATTCGATTTCAAGAGGAAAGCTAAACCGCAAAATGATTGATCTTGCGGAAGCAGCTGGAGCCGAATTTCATTTTGAACAAAAAGTTTGGGATGTAACGCTGAATGACGCAACACTTCATATTGGAGAAAGTGAAAGAGGCGAGTGGGAGGAAAGAAAATTTGATATGGTTTTTGGTGCCGATGGAGCATTTTCTAGAATCCGCCACAGAATGCAGCGTCAGAGTATGTTTAATTATTCTCAGGAATTTTTAAACATGGGATATAAAGAATTAAATATTCCAGCCAATCCAGATGGAACACATAAACTGGACAAGAACTCTTTTCATATTTGGCCAAGGGGAGAATACATGCTGATTGCGCTTCCAAACCTGGATGGAAGTTTTACCTGTACTTTATTTATGCCTTTTGAAGGAGCAAACTCTTTCGAATCACTTACAGATCGTAAAATGGTAGAAGATTTCTTTGAGAAAAACTTCCCAGATTCGATAGAGGTAATTCCGGAATTGGCAAATGATTTCTTCAAAAATCCAACTAGTACTTTGGTAACCATGAAATGTTTTCCGTGGACTTTTGAAAATAAAATCGCTCTAATTGGAGACGCTTGCCATGCTATTGTTCCGTTTTATGGACAAGGAATGAATGCTGGCTTTGAAGATATCACGGTTTTAAACGAAATGATTGAAAAGTACGGAGATGATTGGAAAAAGATTTTTGCAGAATATCAAATTTCACGTAAGCCAAACGCAGATGCCATTGCAGAACTTTCGTATCGAAATTTCTTAGAAATGAGCACCAAAACAGCAGATGAGAAATTCTTGCTGCAAAAGAAAATAGAAAAAGTCTTTTCAGATAAACATCCAGACAAATGGATTCCGCTTTACAGTCGTGTAACTTTCAGCGATCGCCCGTATGCCGAAGCTTTGGCAATTGGAGATTATCAAAACGGAATTATGGAAGAAGTTTTAAGAATGGATAATATTGAAAATATCTGGAATGCTCCAGAAGTTGAAAACAAAATTCTAGAGTTACTTCAAAAGAAATAA
- a CDS encoding serine hydrolase, translating to MKINPSFFPLKIFLVGILCLQFQLGISQEQKNSPLYKTIMSKDSLLFNIGFNTCDISVSESLCSDQLEFYHDKNGLSNKTDFVKTMKSGLCASPSTYQSRRELIEESTKIYPLYKNGVLYAALQNGIHYFYENKTNKGEPFLKENEKLVGKARFSHLWVLENNVWKLKRILSYDHQPTNSIEEKSDLFDNEQETEKWLKENNVPTLGIGVISDGKLKQVKVFGNLKREVSAPYNTIWNVASLTKPVTAIVTLKLISQGKWDLDEPLSKYWTDPDIAKDPYLKLLTTRFVLSHQTGFPNWRYLNESKKLDFKFKPGTQYQYSGEGFEYLRKALEKKFHKTLDQLASELIFEPLKMNDSQLVWNDTIDLSRYAINYDNQGSAYEPTKNKTANAADDLLTTIEDYGNFLCSVMNSDGLSPKVFDEMISHQVATKKDKYFGLGFEIYDLGNQDYVLSHGGADKGVQTIVFMLPKTKQGLIIFTNVDDGYKVYGKTIQHYLGEIGNRIISIETN from the coding sequence ATGAAAATAAATCCTTCCTTTTTTCCATTAAAAATCTTTTTAGTAGGAATCTTATGTTTGCAATTCCAATTGGGAATTTCTCAGGAGCAAAAAAACTCTCCATTGTACAAAACCATTATGTCAAAAGACAGCCTTTTATTTAATATTGGCTTTAATACCTGCGACATTTCTGTATCCGAAAGTCTTTGTAGCGATCAGTTAGAATTTTACCACGATAAAAATGGTCTTTCGAACAAAACGGATTTTGTAAAAACAATGAAAAGCGGCTTATGTGCGTCTCCATCAACGTATCAATCTAGAAGAGAACTAATTGAAGAAAGCACTAAAATTTATCCGTTATACAAAAATGGGGTTCTGTACGCTGCTTTACAAAACGGAATTCACTATTTCTATGAAAATAAAACAAACAAAGGTGAGCCATTTTTAAAGGAAAATGAAAAACTAGTTGGAAAAGCGAGATTTTCACATCTTTGGGTTTTAGAAAATAATGTTTGGAAATTAAAACGAATTTTAAGTTATGATCATCAGCCAACCAACTCTATAGAAGAAAAAAGTGACCTTTTTGACAACGAACAGGAAACCGAAAAATGGCTGAAAGAAAACAATGTTCCAACTTTAGGAATTGGAGTTATTTCTGACGGAAAACTAAAACAGGTAAAGGTTTTTGGCAATCTTAAAAGAGAGGTTTCTGCTCCATATAATACCATCTGGAATGTCGCTTCGTTAACAAAACCTGTTACAGCAATTGTAACCTTAAAATTAATCAGTCAAGGAAAATGGGATTTGGATGAACCCCTTTCTAAATATTGGACAGATCCGGATATTGCAAAAGATCCTTATTTAAAACTGCTGACAACGAGATTTGTTTTGAGTCATCAGACTGGTTTTCCAAATTGGAGATATTTAAATGAATCTAAAAAACTGGATTTCAAATTTAAACCAGGAACCCAATATCAATATTCCGGTGAAGGTTTTGAGTATCTGAGAAAAGCTCTGGAAAAGAAATTTCATAAAACTTTAGATCAATTGGCTTCAGAATTAATCTTCGAACCTTTAAAGATGAATGATTCTCAATTGGTTTGGAATGATACAATTGACCTTTCCAGATATGCCATAAATTATGACAATCAAGGAAGTGCTTACGAACCCACAAAAAACAAAACCGCAAATGCAGCCGATGATTTATTGACTACAATTGAAGATTATGGAAACTTCCTTTGCAGTGTAATGAACAGCGATGGTTTGAGTCCGAAAGTTTTTGATGAAATGATTTCACATCAGGTTGCAACTAAAAAAGATAAATATTTTGGTTTAGGTTTTGAAATCTACGATCTCGGCAATCAAGATTATGTTTTATCGCATGGCGGCGCAGACAAAGGCGTTCAAACGATTGTTTTTATGCTTCCAAAAACCAAACAAGGTTTAATCATCTTTACTAATGTTGATGATGGTTATAAAGTTTATGGAAAGACAATTCAACATTATCTAGGAGAAATTGGAAACCGAATAATTTCCATAGAAACAAACTAA
- a CDS encoding AraC family transcriptional regulator, whose product MNLYSEHYVSQKTERFINKIWCLDNGIGESLIENKLVLPNGCFNLAIVTGNGIEVHTSKNKYHMNEGIYFCSQMTNKVLVNIQPKTKVTIMQLHAWTLSMFPKYDLSNFVDSILKIDTSELPFKIEINSDIETLLETINLYFEELSNANPNKNSIEKIADFIKSHEDISVSEISSALKSSQRLLQIKFKAATGLTIKKYIQILKFRKSVDQMVNADLQKMSLTEIALYNKYFDQSHFIKKFKDVTKTTPKMFDPASYFLSQKR is encoded by the coding sequence ATGAACCTCTACTCAGAACATTACGTATCGCAAAAAACGGAAAGGTTCATCAATAAGATTTGGTGTCTGGATAACGGCATCGGCGAAAGCCTGATTGAAAACAAACTCGTTTTACCAAATGGCTGTTTTAATCTCGCCATTGTAACTGGAAATGGAATCGAAGTTCATACGAGTAAAAACAAATACCACATGAACGAAGGAATTTACTTTTGTTCTCAAATGACAAACAAAGTTTTGGTTAATATACAGCCCAAAACAAAAGTCACTATTATGCAGCTTCATGCGTGGACACTTTCGATGTTTCCAAAATACGATTTAAGTAATTTTGTAGATTCGATTCTAAAAATAGATACTTCAGAATTGCCTTTTAAAATTGAGATTAATAGTGACATTGAAACTTTATTAGAAACCATTAATCTTTATTTTGAAGAATTATCCAATGCAAATCCGAACAAAAACAGTATTGAAAAAATAGCCGATTTTATCAAATCACATGAAGACATTTCGGTTTCTGAAATTAGTTCGGCGTTGAAGAGTTCACAGCGTTTATTGCAGATTAAATTTAAAGCCGCGACAGGATTAACCATTAAAAAATACATTCAGATTTTAAAGTTTAGAAAATCGGTTGACCAAATGGTGAATGCTGATTTACAAAAAATGAGTCTGACCGAAATCGCTCTTTATAATAAGTATTTTGATCAGTCACACTTTATTAAAAAATTCAAAGATGTGACCAAAACAACTCCTAAAATGTTTGACCCAGCTTCCTATTTCCTTTCTCAAAAAAGATAA
- a CDS encoding energy transducer TonB, with the protein MKLDIIKNQWLDIVFEGRNKIYGAYELRKSNGKTTVKALVIGSLIFSFAVAAPLIASFLPDSKEVEENNDVKIATVKLPPKKKEEIKPNQPPPPPPPPKVDQVKFVKPVVAKAEEVTEDPPKIVDLKDKKVGAETIKGDPDAVLTVDEPVGKGPVQEVIQEDNTVYNTAGIEVKPDFPGGIEKFYKFVGNNYKTPEEEGLKGKVYVTFVVEKDGSLTDIKVLRDIGYGTGAEAIRVLKKCPKWTPGEQNGKKVRVLYSLPITIQSAE; encoded by the coding sequence ATGAAATTAGATATTATAAAAAATCAGTGGCTTGATATCGTATTCGAAGGACGTAATAAGATATATGGAGCATACGAGCTAAGAAAATCGAACGGAAAAACAACTGTGAAAGCACTTGTGATTGGTTCACTTATTTTTAGCTTTGCTGTGGCTGCACCTCTTATTGCGAGTTTTTTACCAGATTCTAAAGAAGTGGAAGAAAACAACGATGTTAAGATTGCAACGGTAAAATTACCTCCAAAGAAAAAAGAGGAAATTAAACCAAATCAACCGCCACCACCACCACCACCACCAAAAGTGGATCAGGTTAAATTCGTTAAACCTGTGGTTGCAAAGGCTGAAGAAGTTACTGAAGATCCACCAAAAATTGTGGATTTGAAGGACAAAAAAGTTGGTGCTGAAACCATCAAAGGAGATCCAGATGCAGTTTTAACTGTTGACGAGCCAGTTGGTAAAGGGCCAGTTCAGGAGGTAATCCAAGAAGATAACACTGTATATAACACAGCTGGTATCGAAGTAAAACCAGATTTCCCTGGAGGTATTGAGAAATTCTACAAATTCGTAGGAAACAATTATAAGACTCCAGAAGAAGAAGGTTTAAAAGGTAAAGTTTACGTTACGTTTGTAGTTGAAAAAGACGGTTCATTAACCGACATTAAAGTTTTAAGGGATATCGGTTACGGTACAGGAGCAGAAGCAATTCGTGTTCTTAAAAAATGTCCAAAATGGACTCCTGGCGAGCAAAATGGTAAAAAAGTTAGGGTATTATACTCTCTACCTATTACTATTCAATCTGCAGAATAA
- a CDS encoding MotA/TolQ/ExbB proton channel family protein — translation MANVKVKKESTSNGGGMITGIIIVACILVGVFIWKVIMGDSANFEGGNPETGHPINTLGQVYKGGFIVPVLLGMFLMVVVFSIERFIVIGKAAGKTNLDKFMKSVQASIKEGNIEAAIASCDKQQGSVANAIKSALVKYQDVKKEGFNSEEASEVIHKEIEEATSLEMPMLEKNMTIISTLVSLGTLGGLLGTVSGMIKAFGALASAGTPDQAALATGISEALINTATGISTSILAIVSYNFFTAKIDDLTYSIDEAGTTIVNTYRKFRGSLRQ, via the coding sequence ATGGCAAACGTTAAAGTTAAAAAAGAAAGCACTTCAAATGGCGGAGGAATGATTACGGGAATCATTATTGTAGCGTGTATCTTAGTAGGGGTGTTTATTTGGAAAGTAATCATGGGGGATTCTGCTAACTTCGAAGGAGGTAATCCAGAAACAGGACATCCAATCAATACATTAGGACAAGTATATAAAGGAGGTTTCATCGTACCAGTATTATTAGGTATGTTTTTAATGGTTGTTGTTTTTTCTATTGAAAGATTTATTGTTATCGGTAAAGCTGCTGGAAAAACTAATCTTGACAAATTCATGAAAAGTGTTCAAGCTAGTATTAAAGAAGGAAACATCGAAGCTGCTATCGCTTCATGTGACAAACAACAAGGTTCAGTTGCAAATGCAATTAAATCTGCTTTGGTAAAATACCAAGATGTTAAAAAAGAAGGATTCAACAGCGAGGAAGCTTCAGAAGTAATCCACAAAGAAATTGAAGAGGCAACTTCATTAGAAATGCCAATGTTAGAGAAAAACATGACTATTATCTCTACTTTAGTATCTTTAGGTACATTAGGAGGATTATTAGGAACTGTATCTGGTATGATTAAAGCGTTTGGTGCGTTAGCTTCTGCTGGTACTCCTGACCAGGCTGCTCTTGCAACAGGTATCTCTGAGGCACTTATCAACACTGCTACAGGTATCTCTACTTCTATCTTGGCAATTGTTTCTTACAACTTCTTTACTGCTAAAATTGACGATTTAACTTACTCTATCGATGAGGCTGGTACTACTATCGTTAATACTTACAGAAAATTCAGAGGAAGTTTAAGACAATAA
- a CDS encoding ExbD/TolR family protein produces the protein MAKIKMKKKSTSTDMTAMCDVAFLLLTFFILTATAKVPEALPVDMPSSVAQTKLPDTDLAIITIGQGKVFFDIKGREVRKKTLEGMGAKYGVEFSEEDKNKFALMDDFGVPITGLKQIIDMKAADRTKAQQPGIPLDSLDNQLKDWLLISRRATIDLDDKELQIAIKGDAKEEYPKIKKIMDILQDQKINSFNLVTGKRGRDF, from the coding sequence ATGGCTAAAATAAAAATGAAAAAAAAGTCGACATCGACAGATATGACTGCGATGTGTGATGTTGCATTCCTTTTGCTAACGTTCTTTATTTTGACCGCTACTGCTAAAGTGCCTGAGGCACTTCCTGTAGACATGCCTTCTTCTGTTGCTCAAACTAAATTGCCAGATACAGATTTGGCTATTATTACAATAGGACAAGGAAAAGTGTTTTTTGACATCAAAGGTAGAGAGGTTCGTAAAAAAACTCTTGAAGGGATGGGAGCAAAATATGGTGTTGAGTTTTCAGAAGAAGACAAAAACAAATTTGCTCTTATGGACGATTTTGGTGTGCCAATTACAGGTTTAAAGCAGATCATTGACATGAAAGCGGCGGACAGAACCAAAGCACAACAGCCTGGAATTCCATTGGATTCACTAGATAATCAATTAAAAGATTGGCTTCTAATCTCTAGAAGAGCTACAATTGATTTAGATGACAAAGAATTGCAGATTGCTATTAAAGGAGATGCTAAGGAAGAATATCCAAAAATTAAAAAAATTATGGATATTTTACAAGATCAGAAAATCAATTCCTTTAACTTAGTTACAGGTAAGAGAGGGAGAGACTTTTAA
- a CDS encoding ExbD/TolR family protein, translated as MAELNTGDGGGGKGGKVRSKKQNSKVDLTAMVDLAFLLITFFMLTTSLSKPQSMDLSLPDKDDDPNKPKVDTKVDENRTMTIMLGADNKMVYYMGLLATPKVGPKDITYGKDGIRRELLKQKKNVLAYSAALGKPKNGIIVIIKPTKKSNYRNLVDILDEMAISEVDTYAIVPEFSPEETKLIDKK; from the coding sequence ATGGCTGAATTAAATACTGGCGACGGCGGTGGTGGTAAAGGCGGTAAAGTAAGAAGTAAAAAGCAGAATTCAAAAGTCGATTTAACGGCGATGGTGGATTTGGCATTCTTATTGATTACGTTCTTTATGTTAACTACTTCGTTGTCAAAACCTCAATCGATGGATTTGTCATTGCCAGATAAAGACGATGATCCAAATAAACCTAAAGTTGATACTAAGGTAGACGAGAATCGTACCATGACAATAATGTTAGGTGCTGATAACAAAATGGTTTACTATATGGGTTTGTTAGCTACTCCAAAGGTAGGCCCTAAAGACATTACGTATGGTAAAGACGGTATCCGTAGAGAATTGTTAAAACAAAAAAAGAATGTTTTAGCTTATTCTGCTGCATTAGGGAAACCTAAAAACGGTATCATTGTGATCATTAAACCAACTAAAAAATCAAATTATCGTAATTTGGTTGATATTTTGGATGAGATGGCAATTTCAGAAGTAGATACTTATGCGATTGTTCCTGAGTTTTCACCAGAGGAAACGAAATTAATAGATAAAAAATAA
- a CDS encoding nuclear transport factor 2 family protein → MINTLVLFMLFLSRQALAYTKNEHIRKNLLHNEIIEMDHQLFDYAFNQCDAALFRKIIADDIEFYDNQYGLNISRGENVKDLIGRQTRFQKVTRKLNFCTVEKLGDFGALQIGEHTFLSSDIPHLTGKFIHIWERKGKNWKLKRVISYEHKPFEDNLD, encoded by the coding sequence ATGATCAATACATTAGTACTTTTTATGCTGTTTTTAAGCAGACAGGCGCTTGCCTATACGAAAAATGAACACATTAGAAAAAATCTTTTACATAATGAAATTATCGAAATGGATCATCAGCTTTTTGATTATGCTTTTAATCAATGTGATGCGGCGCTTTTTAGAAAGATAATTGCCGATGATATCGAATTCTATGATAATCAATATGGACTAAACATCTCCAGAGGAGAAAATGTAAAAGATTTAATTGGCAGGCAAACGCGTTTTCAAAAAGTAACAAGAAAGCTAAATTTCTGCACAGTTGAAAAACTAGGTGATTTTGGCGCTTTGCAAATTGGTGAACATACTTTTTTATCTAGTGATATTCCGCATCTAACTGGAAAATTCATTCACATTTGGGAAAGAAAAGGTAAAAATTGGAAACTAAAAAGGGTTATTAGCTATGAACATAAACCTTTTGAAGACAATTTGGATTAA